The Leptospira langatensis genome includes a window with the following:
- a CDS encoding helix-turn-helix domain-containing protein: MSKEKIPKLFPAKVQRIVDDQIAKNSDLKQKDIASKLEQTPAGLSHILTGKTKTPSRAFLSALRREYHVDPNWVMDDLLPVDFKRRYLSEGKGAQKSLDEYEELWKAMKEKGCVKEMKMLLLEFSPKELDLTLNLIRKISSSAKS; the protein is encoded by the coding sequence ATGTCCAAAGAAAAGATTCCGAAGCTATTTCCTGCCAAGGTCCAACGGATCGTTGATGACCAGATTGCTAAGAATTCCGATCTCAAGCAAAAAGACATCGCCTCAAAATTAGAGCAGACCCCTGCCGGATTAAGCCATATCCTAACCGGAAAGACGAAGACACCTTCTCGCGCTTTCCTTTCTGCGTTACGGCGCGAATACCATGTGGATCCGAATTGGGTTATGGACGATCTCCTTCCCGTTGATTTCAAAAGACGTTATCTAAGCGAAGGAAAGGGAGCGCAGAAAAGCCTGGACGAATATGAAGAACTTTGGAAAGCAATGAAGGAAAAGGGATGCGTAAAGGAAATGAAAATGCTACTCCTTGAGTTCTCACCGAAGGAGCTCGATTTGACTTTAAACCTTATCAGAAAGATTTCATCTAGCGCCAAAAGTTAG
- a CDS encoding AAA family ATPase gives MMRALRKAKRLDGRLRLLLAAPPEALISLTALEIATGIEKDNEPRIAVIRSTTDTFTYYADKFSFDEDVLENPSTDHFISAIENCVSQGYSTLIIDSLTHSWQHLLSEVDRKTKTHYKGNSGPAWADFTPKQRELMRVLQTSPCHIIALVRNKFEHATIRNEATGKVSGERILLGLEQSKELEYEFDTVIQLDHLSGGMIIRDFEFPGTLLENVGNEFPELVAGRLLSKNQTTNQEPCQEEGEAPQKEEQNLENASTFSDDDLNQKTSMMKAKISEILAISMSEPTETKTAQLRSLVGTWKSYREAFDKEGRLDEYAQMLTQFKKELMALGMEESAAREMILAEDSKVQVA, from the coding sequence ATGATGAGAGCCTTAAGAAAAGCTAAACGCCTTGACGGAAGACTCCGGCTGCTTCTGGCGGCACCGCCAGAAGCGTTGATTAGCCTGACAGCGTTAGAGATTGCGACCGGGATTGAAAAGGACAACGAACCGAGAATTGCGGTAATCCGATCTACTACGGACACTTTTACTTATTACGCAGATAAGTTTTCTTTTGATGAGGATGTCTTAGAAAATCCCTCCACGGACCATTTTATCTCTGCAATAGAGAACTGCGTGAGTCAAGGTTATTCAACGTTGATTATTGACTCGCTTACCCATAGTTGGCAACACCTTCTTTCGGAAGTAGATCGCAAAACCAAAACTCATTACAAGGGGAATAGTGGGCCTGCGTGGGCCGATTTTACCCCGAAGCAACGGGAGTTGATGCGGGTGTTGCAAACTAGCCCCTGCCATATCATCGCCTTAGTTAGGAATAAATTTGAACATGCGACGATTCGCAACGAGGCGACTGGAAAAGTTTCAGGGGAAAGAATCCTCTTAGGTCTGGAACAATCAAAGGAATTAGAATACGAATTTGATACAGTCATCCAGTTGGATCACCTAAGTGGGGGAATGATTATTAGGGATTTTGAATTTCCGGGTACCCTATTAGAAAATGTCGGAAACGAATTCCCGGAACTAGTAGCCGGTCGCCTCCTGTCAAAAAACCAGACAACAAATCAAGAACCATGCCAAGAAGAGGGCGAAGCTCCGCAAAAAGAGGAACAGAATTTAGAAAATGCAAGCACTTTTTCCGATGACGACCTCAATCAGAAAACCTCCATGATGAAGGCGAAAATATCTGAGATCCTGGCAATTTCAATGAGTGAGCCAACAGAAACGAAGACAGCTCAACTTCGATCTTTAGTCGGCACTTGGAAATCTTATCGTGAAGCATTCGATAAGGAAGGCAGGTTAGATGAATACGCTCAGATGCTCACTCAATTTAAGAAGGAACTCATGGCTCTTGGGATGGAAGAGAGTGCCGCAAGAGAAATGATATTGGCGGAAGATAGTAAGGTCCAGGTTGCCTGA
- a CDS encoding single-stranded DNA-binding protein gives MKHLNTITLEGNMTAAPSMRTANGKPVASFTIATNDGTETTYVRVETWDKRAEVVRDFGGKGKPVIIQGKLKQKRWKDANQHDREDLLIIAYEIFLRGDKDAKGSEEQE, from the coding sequence GTGAAACATCTAAATACCATAACCTTAGAGGGAAATATGACGGCCGCCCCGTCGATGCGGACCGCCAACGGGAAACCAGTGGCTTCTTTCACAATAGCGACGAACGACGGAACGGAAACCACTTACGTACGTGTGGAAACTTGGGATAAACGTGCCGAGGTGGTTAGGGATTTCGGAGGTAAAGGCAAACCAGTTATTATTCAGGGAAAACTTAAACAAAAGCGATGGAAAGATGCCAATCAACACGATCGTGAAGATCTCTTGATAATCGCTTACGAAATATTCCTACGAGGCGATAAAGACGCGAAGGGATCCGAGGAACAGGAATAG